TGCTGCGCGGTATGAGCTCCAGTGTCAGGACCATCGCTGTGCCGGCGGCTAGGCGCAGGCCGGTGGCCAGGGCCGGTGACCACGGCACCTGGGTGCCCGATGTCCACAGCAGGCAGGCCCCCTCGATGAGGGCGCCGAGCACGCACAGTCCTGCTGCCATCCGCACGACGTGTTCGGCCAGACGTACGTCGCCGGTGGCTCCGACCAGGGTGGTGATGACGATGACCAGCGCTCCCACGCTCACCAGGATCCCGGCGTAGGACATCCAGCGTGCCACCGTGGCCGCGGTGTCCGCGAGGGTGGATCCTTCGTCGTCGTCTGAAGCCAGGACAGCATCCAGGCCGGTATCGGGGCCGGCATCCAGGTCGGCACCGATCTCTGTGTCTTGGTCGTTCATCGTGTGCCCGGGCATCTGCGCGTGATCATCAGCGTTCGGGGCCGATTCCGGGGTCGACTCTGTGGCGCTGGCGTCGGTGGGCCTGTCCGAGGATGCTGGCGCAGAGGGTGCCGGGGAGGGGTCTGGGCTGGCTGTGTCGTTGGGGCTGGCTGCAGGTGCCTGGGCGACGCGGAAGGTGATGGTGCCGGACTTGGCGTGGGCGTCGCCGGCGCTGACTTTCCATTTGAGGCCGTAGCGGCTACCGGGCTCCAGGGCCGCGGTGGGGCGGATCTTCCAGGTCACGCCGTCATCGCTGGTATCAGCCTCGACAGGAACCGCCTGGCCGGCAGCGTTGTAGAGGGTGAACCCGTCGCCGGAGGGGGCGGCCGCCTTAGTGAAGGTGACGGTGATCGCCGCCGAGGGGTTCTTCAGAACCGTGCCGTCGGCCGGAGTGGTGGAGACCAGATCCAGGTGAGCGGCGGCCGGGAACGCCACCATCATGCTGGCGAAAACAGCCAGGATCAGCAGCAGCCACCGTCGTGGCCAGGGGGAACGGCCGGGGGAACGGCCGATAGTGGTTCGATCGTTCATGTCGCTCCTTGTCGGAGGGCCAAGGACGGCAGGTGGGACCGCTCAGCGATGTCGGTGTGTGCGTGCAGATGCCGACGACCCAGCTACCGGTGGTCGTGATCCGTGTGAGGTACTGCCGACGTGGTGCAGCCCGCCGGCACAGGGTGCGCGCAGAAAGCTGCCGGGCCACCAGATCCCGCAGATCGGGGAGTGGTGCCTCGCCGCCGGGGCGAGGCACCACTCAGCCCATCAACCCAGGACTGGTCTGCGACCACGTGTTTGAGCAGTGATGGATGCCCGTTCAGACTCAGTGTCGGAAGGGAGCATCCTCAGGCCAGTTCGGTGGCCAGGCTCTTGAGTTCGGCGATTTCCGTGGTCTGTGCGTCGATGACGGTCTGGGCCAGTTGTGTGGCCTGCGCATCGGTGCCGTCGGCGACCTCGGTCTTGCCCATGGCGACGGCACCTTCATGGTGCTTGATCATCATGTCGACCCACATCCGGTCGAAGTCCGCGCCGCTGGCGGCCTCGAGGTCGTCCATCTGCTCACTGGTCATCATGGAGTCCGCGTGGCCGGCGTCCCCGTGATCCATGCCCTCCATGGAATCGCTGCCCTCGGTGCTGGGAGCCGGCTGATTCCAGCTGGACAACAGGCCTGAGAGGGTCTGGATCTCTGGAGCCTGAGCGGCCTTGACCTTTTCGGCCAGGTCCTTGACCTTCGCACTGCTGGCCTTGGTCAGGGCCAGATCGGCCATCTCGACGGCCTGAGCGTGGTGAGGAATCATCCCGCTGGCAAAGGTGACATCGGCGTCGTTGAACCCCACACCCGGTTCTGCACTCCCCGCGCTACTGCCAGCACTACTGGCAGCACTACTGGTGCTGGTGGTGGGGCTGCTGGAGGTCGGCTCGTCGTCGCTGCCGCATCCGCTCAGGAGCAGGCCGGCGATGACGGGCAGGGCGAGGCAGGCATTGAGGGTCTTGAAATTGTGTGCTGTACGCATGCTGATGGAACCCTTCACGTTGAATGTCTCTGCTGGCACTGTGCTGATGAGGAACGCACCTGCGGCCATCGCGCCCGGTGATCGGGTGCGGGCGGCGTGTGCGTGCCTCGGGTCAGCTCAGGTGCGACTGATGCAGAGCTCCTGCAACGAGGGGCCTTGGATCGGCAGGCGGTACTGCCACGTTCTCCACCGGCCAGGGCCGCCGGAGGTCGGCACCGGGTGCAGGGCCAGGACCCACACCGTTCGGCGGGTGCCCAGGGCCAGCATGCTCAGCATCAGCAGCAGCAGCACCACACCTGCACCAGTGAGAACCGCCTGGCACATGGGGGTGCCCATGGGTACCGCCGGGCAGTGACCGGGCACCCAGTCCAGGCACAGCTCATGCCCGGAGACCTGCTCAGTGTGCTCACCACCGGTGTCGGTCAGGACAGCGCCCGCGATCCCAGGCCCCTGCACCGCCTGTTGCCCAGCTGTGCCCCGAACCACCGCGACGCCCGCCTGAGCAACAGATGGGCTGGCGCTCAGCTCGGCCGCCACGGAGGCAACCACATCATCGCCACCCTCGCTGCTCTGGACCCGATCGAGCTGGCTGGTCCGGCTGGTTTGGGCGGTCTGAGCGCTGTCGTTCTGGTGGTGGTCGCCGGAGTGGACGTGTGCGTCACCGTGCTGGGTACCGGTCGGCATGGCGGCGTGTGAGCTGTGGCCTGTGCTGAGAGCGTGCATGGCCAGGACTCCGGCCATGACGGTCCACACCACCAGCAACCCCAGCAGCCCTAGCTGGGCTCGGGCGCCCGCACGCGGGCACGCCCAGGCGGGCAGCCAGACGCCTGGCCCCCCGCCTCGTCGTTCCCCGGTCGCGGACATCGCCTCACACAGTAAGGGCAGAGGGAGGGTGCGCACACCTGGCACGGCTGGCACGGGGGCTCTCGGGGTATTGATGCACGACCGCCGCCGTGGTGCCCGCGTGGGGGTTGCTCGTTCCCCCGGCGCGCGTCCCGGCATGGCGCGAGGCAGGCTGCGCTCACTAGCCAGATGTGGGTGCGGCCGGACACGGGCACAGGGCGCATATCGCTGCATTTATTTGGCCGCAGGGCCGTCAGGCCGATAGGTTCGTCACCGTGCGCAATGTTATTCCTACTGCCAGTCATTGGACGTGGGGTTTGCCGGCTGGGCTGCTGAGCGCGCTGCTCGCGTTGTGCATGGTGGCCTGCCTCGTGCATGACGGGTCCGGATCGAGCGAGCCAGACCCGCGCGTACTGCCGGCCGTGCCCTCGGCGGCGGAGCTCCGCGTGGTGGCCGACGCTCCGATAGGCGACAGCCAGGGCAACCACGCCGGGGAGGGTGGATCGGGGCACTCCCACGGGCCGGGGCCGGGCGGTCCCGGCGGCTGTGAAGTCTCTTCATCTCCGCCAGGACTCACGGTCCACGGCGTTGACCTGGACCAGCATGAGGGTGAGCAGGTAGGCGAGTGGGCGGACGGCGCTGGTAACGGCAACCGGCCCCTGCCAGTACGCCCCCCATGGGGGACGGGGACGTGGGGTCCTGATACCAGCGCCCGCTTGTGTGTCTGGCGGATCTGAGCGGACCAGGCCTCACGTCTTCACCAACTCCCGGCCCTACCTGAGCACGCCTTCGAGGTTGATGGCTGCGGGCCCTGCCCTGCGAGCCATGCCTGCGGGTCATGCCGGCTGTCACCCCGGGCCTTCGTCTGCCCTGAGAGGGAGGCGCCGGTCGGGTGCTGTTGCGAGCAGCACGCTGCTGCCCGGGGCGCCTATGGGGTTGAAGCGGAGTTGGTGCACCCCATTCCCCTATGTCACGGCCGCGTTTGGCGCGGTCAAGGAAGCGATGATGCACACGTTCTCTGTTGCTCAGCCCCTGGATGCCCACGACCTGCAGGTGGCCCCGGGCCAGCTGCTGACCCGTTCGGCCGCAGTCCCCAGTCACTCCCCGGAAGCACTGGTCGGGAATACGCCGGTGCTGTGGATCGATGCCCCGTTCAACGGTGCTGATCGCGGTTTCTGGGCCAAGCTGGAGGGCTGTAACCCTGGTGGGATCAAGGACCGGACCGCCCTGTACATGATCGACCGTGCCCGCCGGCGCGGCGAACTACGCGAGGGCGCCATGGTGATCGAGTCGACCAGCGGCACCCTGGGTCTGGGGCTGGCGCTGGCCGGGACGGTGTACCGGCATCCGGTGACCTTGGTCAGTGACCCGGGGATGGAACCGATCATGCATCGGCTGTTGAGCGCCTACGGCGCCCGGGTGGAAACCGTCACCCGACCCCACCCGGTCGGGGGCTGGCAGCAGGCCCGCCGTGAACGGGTCGCGCAGCTGATGGCCGCCCACCGGGAGGCCTACAGCCCGGATCAGTACAACAACCCGGACAACGTGTCCGCCTACGCGGGGCTGGCCCACGAGCTCATCGCCCAGCTGGGACGCATCGACGTCCTGGTCGCCAGCGTGGGAACCGGCGGGCACTCGGCCGGGGTGGCGCAGGTCCTGCGCCGGTACTTCCCGCAGCTGCGGGTGGTCGGTGTGGACACCATCGGCTCGACGATCTTCGGTCAGCCGGCCCGGCCGCGGGTCATGCGTGGCCTGGGCAGCAGCATCTATCCGGGCAACGTCGCCTACGAGCAGTTCGCCGAGGTCCACTGGGTCGCCCCCACCGAGGCGGTCTGGGCCGCCCGGGCGCTGGCTCGCGCCCAGTACGCCACCGGAGGGTGGAGCGTGGGGGCCGTCGCCCTGGTCGCGGGATGGCTGGCTCGCACCCTGCCCGCAGAGACGCGGATCGCGGCGATCTTCCCCGACGGGCCGCAGCGCTACTTCGACACCATCTACAACGACGACTACTGCATCGCCCACGGCCTGGACCTGGACGTGGCACCACCCCAGGAGCCGGCGCAGATCACCCACCCGCACTCCAGCGAGGTGAGCAGCTGGACCCGGTGCACCACCATCATCAACCCTGCCGCGTCCTCTAACGTCCCGGTGAACCCGGCATGATGGCCACGATCAGCCAGGCCCGCTCCTTCGAGCGGCCGGTGCAACTGCTGTTCCTGAACCAGTTCACCATCAACATCGGTTTCTACATGCTGATGCCGTACCTGGCCGCGCATCTGTCCGGTGACCTGGGCCTGGCCGCGTGGCTGGTGGGCTTGGTCCTGGGCGTACGCAACCTGACCCAGCAGGGGATGTTCCTGATCGGGGGGACCCTGGCTGATCGCCTGGGCTACAAGCGGCTGATCGTGGCCGGCTGCACCCTGCGCACCGTCGGGTTCGCGCTCCTGGGATTTGTCGACTCCTTACCGGCGCTGATCGTGGCCTCAGCGCTCACCGGGTTCGCGGGGGCGTTGTTCAATCCGGCCGTGCGCGCCTACCTGGCCCACGACGCGGGCCAGCGACGTACCGAGGCCTTCGCCGTGTTCAACGTCTTCTACCAGGCCGGGATCGTCATCGGCCCCTTGCTGGGTGTGCTGCTGACCGGGATCTCCTTCCAGCTCACCTGCACCGTGGCCGCGGCCGTGTTCGCGGGCCTGACCGTGTTGCAGGCTCGCGCCCTGCCCGACCGTCGCCCTGAACGAAGCGACCCGGGAACGACAGGATTCTCGGTGCTCACCGACTGGCGCGCGGTGAGCGCCAACCGCGGGTTCCTCCTGTTCTCCCTGGCGATGATCGGTTCCTACGTGCTGTCCTTCCAGGTCTACCTCGTCCTGCCCCTGCAGATCCGGCGCCTGGCTCCCGACGAGCACTCCGCCACTCTCGGGGTCGGGGCGCTGTTCGTCGTGTCCGGGGTCCTGGCCGTGGCCACTCAGGTCCGCATCACCGCCTGGTGCCGACGCCGCTGGAGCCCGGGTCAGGCCATCACCCGTGGCCTGGCCCTGATGGGGGTGGCCTTCACGCCCCTGCTCCTGGCCGATCTGCTCGCCCCCACGAGTGGGCCCGCCGGGGCGGCCACCGGATCCAGGAGCTGGCCGGGCCTGGCACTGGTTTTCATGCCGGTGCTGGCAGCAGCGGTGATCCTGACCCTGGCCACCCTCATCGTCTACCCCTTCGAGATGGACACCATCGTCAACCTGTCCGGTAACCGGCTGGTCGCCACCCACTACGGCCTCTACAGCACCGTCTCCGGGATCGGTATCACCGCCGGGAACCTCGCCACCGGCGCGGCCCTGGACACCGCCGACACCTGGAACACCCCCGCGCTGCCCTGGCTGGCCCTGAGCATCCTGGGCGTCGCCTGCGCCTGGGCCATCCACCGCCTGAGCTGCGCAGGCCTGCTCACCCTCGGCCCTCCTCCGAAAACGCCACTCCGCATGCCCAGCTGAGGAAATCACCGGCTGTGGGATACCCCCCTAGGGGTATCCCACAGCCGGCAGACACGAGGCGATGCTCAGGGAGACGCCCCGGGAAAGGCCCCATGCCGCAGCTCTTCACCCGTCGGCGCGACCCGCCGTAGGCGCAGTCAGGCTGGCTCTGAACGGGCTGGTGCCACCACCGGGTGGACTCCTGAGCGGGCTGGGCTGCGGAGCGGGTCGCGTCCCTGGCCCTGGGCGTGAGGCGGTCGGTTAGATGTGCTGGGTGCGCAGGCGCAGGGCGTTGCTGATGACGCTGACCGAGGACAGGGCCATCGCGGCGGCCGCGATGATCGGTGAGAGCAGAAGTCCGAACGTGGGGTAGAGGACCCCAGCCGCGATCGGGATGCCGGCGACGTTGTAGACGAACGCGAACATCAGGTTCTGGCGGATGTTGCTCATGGTTTTCTGGGAGAGGTGCCGGGCGCGGACGATGCCCAGCAGGTCCCCGCCGAGCAGGGTCACTCCGGCGCTTTCGATGGCCACGTCGGTGCCCGAGCCCATGGCCAGGCCGACGTCGGCCGCGGCCAGGGCGGGGGCGTCGTTGACGCCGTCACCGGCCATCGCCACGACCCTGCCTTCCTCGCGCAGCTTCCTCACGATGTCGCTCTTGTGCTCGGGCAGTACCTGCGCCTCGACCCGGTCGATCCCCAGGCGCCGGGCCACCGCCTCGGCGGTGACCCGGTTGTCGCCGGTGAGCATGACGACCTCGATGCCCTCCTCACGCAGGGCGGCCAGCGCCGCAGGGGTGCTCGCCTTGACGGGGTCAGCGATCGCGAGGATCCCGGCGAGGGCCTGATCGACGCCGACGTAGATGACGGTCCCACCATCGGCGCGCAGCTCATCGGCGTGGGCGTCCAGTCCACGGGTGTCGATGTGGTGCGAGGTCAGGAAGTCGGCGCTACCCAGCACCACGGCGCGGTCCTCGACCAGGCCCTGTACACCTCGCCCGACCGGTGAGTCGAAGTCCCGCACCTCAGGGATGACGAGTTCGCGGTGCCCGGCGGCGTCCAGGACAGCCCGGGCCAGAGGATGTTCCGAGGCGCGCTCGACCCCGGCGGCCAGGCGCAGGACTTCGTTCTCCTCGAAACCGGCCGCGGGCACGATGGAGGTGAGGACGGGGTGTCCCTCGGTCAGGGTGCCGGTCTTGTCCACGACCAGCGTGGTGACCTTCTCCATCCGTTCCAGGGCCTCGGCGTTCTTGATCAGGACGCCGAGCCCGGCGCCGCGCCCGACCCCTACCATGATCGACATGGGGGTGGCCAGACCGAGGGCGCAGGGACAGGCAATGATCAGAACCGCCACAGCCACGATGAGGGCATGGGCCAGCCTCGGGTCAGGTCCGACCAGGGCCCAGACGAGGAACGCGGCGGCGGCGACCGCGATCACCACGGGAACAAAGACTCCGGCGACGCGGTCGGCCATCCGCTGGATCGGGGCCCGCGACCGCTGGGCCTGCGCGACCATCGCGACGATCCGCGCGAGCATCGTGTCGGCACCGATCTTCTCGGCGCGCATGACCAGCGCGCCGCTCTGGTTGATGGTGCCCCCGATCACCGTGTCGCCGGCGGTCTTGGTGACCGGCATCGACTCCCCGGTCACCAGGGCCTCATCGACCACCGACCTGCCCTCGGCCACGACGCCGTCGACGGGGACCTTCTCACCGGGGCGCACCCGCAGCTGGTCACCGATCTGGACGTCCGCCAGGGCGACCTCCTCGTCCGTGCCGTCCGCGGTGAGACGCCGTGCGGTCTTGGGGGTCAGGTCCAGCAGCGCCTTGATCGCGCCGGAGGTCTGCTCCCGGGCCCGTAGCTCCAGGACCTGCCCGAGCAGGACCAGGACGGTGATGACGGCGGCGGCCTCGAAATAGACATCGACGGTCCCCACGGAGGTCATCTCGCTCATCGCCTCGGCCGCGCTCATGTCCTCAGCGGTACGGAAGGAGGCGGGGAAAATACCCGGCGCAAGGGTGGCGATCACGCTGTAGACCCAGGCGACGCCGGTCCCCATCGCGATCAGCGTGAACATGTTGAGGTTGCGGGAGCGGACCGAGGCCCAGCCGCGCACGAAGAACGGCCACCCGCACCACAACACCACCGGGGTGGCCAGCACCAGCTGGACCCAGACCGAGACCGTCGCCGGGATCAGGTCGTGGACCCAGTCGAACAGGTGCCGGCCCATTTCCAGCGCGAACACTGGCAGGGCCAGCACCAGACCGACCCAGAACCGGCGGGTCATGTCGATCAGCTCATGACTGGGCCCGGTGTCCGCGCTCACCGTGACCGGCTCCAGCGCCATCCCGCAGATCGGGCACGCACCCGGACCGGACCGGCGGACCTCAGGGTGCATCGGGCAGGTGTATTCCCCCGCCTGCGCCGCGTTCACGGCAGCGAGGTCGGGCCCAGGTGCGCGATGCCTCACATCGTGGCTCGTTGCGCCCGTGTACTGATCGGGGTCGGCCTCGAACGTGGCCTGGCAATGCGCGGAACAGAAGTGGTAGCTGCCCCCGTCGTGCTGGGCGACGAACGGGCCCGACGGATCGATGCTCATCCCACAGACCGGATCGGTGACGGCCGACAGGCCGATGCTGCCGGGCACCTCGGTGTGACTGCTCATGCCACCCACACTAATCGCATACCCCCAGGGGGTACCAGGGCCTGAGGTATGTGACCCTCGCCTACCGGATGAGCGCGTCAAGCCGTCGGCGTGCGCGGTGCACGCCATCCTTGAACTTGCACACCCCCGACGGTGTTGACGGCTATCGCAGACGCCCCAGGTCAGGACCGTTCCAGACGGTGCCCCAGACGGTGTTCCATAAAGTCGTCCCGGAACGGCCGCACGGTCAGCTTTCGGTGCGGCCGAGTCCGGGACGTGAGGTGGCCTGGGCCGGCGCATCGTGATTGAACTCGACCGGGAGTACGCGACTGCAGATGCGCGCCGTCCTCAAGGAACATGACCGGCGAGGAGGAGGCGGGGACTCACCCCGCGACAGCGTGAGCCACCAGGGTCGAGATCGCCGGGAAGGGTTGGTAGTTCGCTTTATCACGTCCGGGGCGGTGCCCTGGGTGAGACGATCGGGTGGTGCTGATTCAGGTCGTGTACTTCGAGGGCTGCCCGAACTGGCAGATCACCCATCGCCGGTTGCTCACCGCGCTGGAGGCGACCGGGCACGCCGGCGTCACCGTCGACCTGGTCGCGGTGGGCTCGCCTGAAGCGGCTGCCGCCGCCGGGTTCGCGGGTTCGCCGACCGTGCTGGTCGACGGTCGGGACCTGTTCCCCGACGCCGCGCCGGTCACGGAACTGGCCTGCCGCGTGTACCGGAGCCCGCAGGGTTTGAGCGGATCACCCTCTCCCGAGGTGCTGGTCGCGGCGCTGAACGATCTGCCCACCGCAGTGTGAGGACCCCCGCCATGAGCACCACCGACCGTCCCGGGCACGACACGTCGTCATCGCACCTAAGGTGCGGCTGCTGCGGACGCAGTATGCCCGGCGACCGGTTGGCCGAGCTCGGCGACACCCCCGGTGTTCACATCTGCGCCGGTTGCGCCCTCTGGGCCGCGCGCCGCGCCTCTCGCCTGCCTGACCTGCACCGGCTCACCCATGCGGTCGGCCACCTGGCCCGCTGGCGTCCTGGCCGTCAGCGGGGCGCTGGCACGGTGAACTCCACCATCCCGATCCTGCCCAGCGCTGACCTCGACCGCACCATCGCGTTCTGGCAGCACCTCGGGTTCGACGTCGCCGACCGGTACGACGGCTATCTCGTCACCCACGCCGGCGGCGTCGAGATCCATTTCAGCCGCAACCATGACGCCCCCGCCGAAGGGGGCCCGGCCCAGGTCTTCATCCATGTCCACAACGCCGCAGCCCTCTTCGCGCGCCTCACGGGCGAGCACGTCGCCGGGCTGGAGCCCTTGCAGGACCAGGACTACGGACTTCGTGAGTTCGTCATCACCGACCCCGACGGCAACCGGATCCGCATCGGCAGCCCTCTGGACTGAAATCTCCGGCGTCTCACTTCCTTGGAAGTGGACGACGTCCGGTGGGGTCGACGCCGATCGACAACACCCAGGTCAGGGCCGTTCCAGACGTTGTCCCGGACGTGCGTCCGGTGGAGCGCATCCAGCCCCAGAGCTCTGCCTGTGCGTGCTGGTCGACGTCACGGCCCGATCGCTACGGTTTGCGCCCGTATCCGATCTTCAGAGACGAGCTGAGCTGTGAACCTGGGCATCGTTGGGCAGGCCATCGGCCTGTTCGCGGTCACGAACATCGACGACATCCTGGTGCTCGCGTTGTTCTTCGGCCAAGGTGCCGGGCATCCGGGAGCAGCTCGCTCCATCGCGATCGGGCAGTACCTGGGCTTCGCCGCGATCCTGGGCGCTGCGGGCGCGGCGGCCTTCGGGGCCACCTTCCTGCCCGAGTCGGCGATCCCCTACCTCGGACTGGTGCCGCTGCTGCTGGGGCTGCGGGCAGCCTGGGCAGCTTGGACTGATCGCACCGGCATCCAGGATGACGACTCCGAGCCCGCGCAGGATCCACCCCGGGCACTGGAGGTTGCCGGGGTGACGTTCGCCAACGGCGGCGACAACATCGGTGTCTATGTCCCGGTCTTCGCCACCGCCGGCATCGGTGGAATGAGCGTCTACACCGTCGTTTTCCTCGTCCTTGTGGCCGTCTGGCTCGCGGCCGGACGGTACTTCGCCACCCGCCCTATCGTGGCCCGGGCCTTGAGCCGGTGGGGACACATCCTGATGCCGGTCGTCCTGGTCGGCATCGGCCTGGCCATCCTCATCGAGGGCGGCGCCTTCGGCCTGTAAACGGCCCCACCATGAACCTCTGACGATCACCTCATGGTGACGGCATTGTCGCGGGGACGATCATTCACCACGGCAACCCCGGCTCTTGTGCCGCCTCGCGGTCAGCGACGGCCGGCTGCGGTTCCCGAGGCGATCGGGGACTGCGGTGCCGGGCCCGGGACCAGGCGACGTGGTCGTAGCTATGCAGGGTGGGGTTGCTCTGGTAACCGGATGTTGATCATGTCGGTGACTGCAGCGGCGTAGGTGCTGGTGTTGGCTCCGATGGCGGTCGACCAGGCCACGCAGGTGGCGACGTTCAGGCCGGTCAGGCGTGCGAGCACGGCTGGGGGCAGCTGCTGGGTGAGGGCGTTGAGGGCGCCGGCCCGTGCTTGTCGTGGTGGGACGCCGGCCTTTTTCAGGCGCAGGTTGAGTGTCGTTGCGTTGAGGTGGTGACCGGCGCGGTAGCTGGGGAACAGCCACCGGTCGTCGCGTCCGCTGGTGAACATGCGCCGTGCGGTGCGATCGTCGGCGGCCTGCTGGGCGAAGGGGGCCAGCTCCAGTGGCAGCACCAGCGGGGCCGATCCCAGGTTGATCACCACGGCGTCGTTGCTGGTGGTGATCTGCTGGGGGCGTAGTCGTACGATCTGGGCTGCGCGCAGCCCGAAGATCAGCATGAGACCGGCAGCAAATTTGAGGTGGGCCTCGATGCTGGGGTCGGCGGTGATGCCGGCGATCAGCCGCCACCGTTCTGCATCGCTGATCGGATGCGGGTTGCGCCCGGCCGAGGGACGCACCGGGGCGCTGAGGGACTGGGTGTGGTCGTGGCGGCTGGTCCAGGCCAGGAAATGGTGCAACGGGGCGGGAGCCTGCGCCTGCCGGCGATCGATGTGGTGCTGGGAGAGGGCTTGCAGGCTCAGCCCTTGCTGCTGTGCCCAGGTGAGGAGTTCCAGGGCAACGGTGATCTCGTTACGGCGCCAGATGAGTTGAGCGGCGCGTACCGGGCTCGCGTCGGGTCGGTGTGCCGCGGCGCGTAGTTGGCGTAGGTGACGCCAGCGGACGTACTGGGTCAGGACGCGATGCTGGTCAGGGTCGGTGAGGGTGGCCAGGGCCTGGGTGGTCCATGCCTCGAACCGGGCCAGTGATTCATCGCGCCAGGGCAGCAGGCCGTGGTCGACCAGGAGCGAGCGGACCGGGCTGGTCTGTCGACGGCTTCCGGCGTCATCGAGGTGGGCGTGGGTGCGTAAGTGCTGGTGGCGTAGGAGTTCTCCCAGCAGGGTGCAGGCCAGGGTTCCGTGCTCGAATGCGTAGATGATCTTGCGGGCTGGGCCGGTGAGGCATGCCTGGCGCAGGCGTGCGATGGCTTCGTCGGTGGCGGCGAGGTCATCAGGGATCAGCTGGAGAATGATGTTCTCGGCGCGGCATCGCGGGCAGAGCTTGCCGACCAGGCGGGTCACCGTGGCGCAGCGGGAGCAGGGGCGGAAGGTCTCGGGCTGTTTGGGGTAGCAGGTCGGGCAGTACGGGCGCTGGTCGATGCGTCCGTTCACGATCCGATCGGCGCCGCAGCTGGTGCAGGTCTCGATGATCGGTGGTGTGCAGGCCCAGCACAGGTAGCCCTCCCCGCCGGGGTCGCGTTTGTGGCGCAGGCGGATTTCCCCACAGCTGCGACAGGGGTGGCGAGGGCTGGCGCACAGGTCGCAGACAGCGCGGGTCGTGCCGGCCCACCGGCAGTGGCGGCGGTTTCCGCAGATCGTGCAGACGTCCATCTGGGCCTGGCTGGTACAGGACAGGCAGATGGCCTGATCGGTGCCGGCGAATCGACAGGCGCCGATGGTGGCGCACCGGGTGCACCGATCCAGCTGCGCGGCCGTGCGGCAGGTGGAGCACAAGGGCCCCTGGCCTGCGCGTTCACCGTGGTAGGCGATGAGTCGCCAGGCGCCGCACCCGGAACAGTGCGCTTTCTGGTCGGGCAATTGATTGGTGCATCGCTGGCATAGCCGGGTTCCGTCGCTGAGGACGCGCTCGATGTTGGCCAGGTCCCCGCACATGCCGCAGGTGCGGGCGTGGGCTGCGCGGTAGCAGCGGCGGCAGGAGATCCGCCTCTGAAGGCGTTCGGTGAGGGTGCGCGTGCTGGGGCAGTGTCCGCAGGTGCGCTGCGGTAGCCGGGCGCCGTGCTCACGCAGCAGGTCGTAGAACGCCGCGAACAGGTTCGAGCCTGCTGCCGGATCCTCGAACCATGGCCCGCCATGGACCTGCAGTTCGAGCATGAGACGAACGTGACGATCAGCCGACACCGCGGCAAGGGCTGCGCCGATCTTGGCCGCGGCGATGCGCCGGTGCCGTCTGGTGGCAGCCACGATCGCCTCGGGTGCGGCGGGTTTCATGGTCCGCCAGCACTTCTTGCAGTAGTCGCAGCCGTCGGGGCCGGAT
This genomic interval from Kineosporia sp. NBRC 101731 contains the following:
- a CDS encoding PLP-dependent cysteine synthase family protein translates to MHTFSVAQPLDAHDLQVAPGQLLTRSAAVPSHSPEALVGNTPVLWIDAPFNGADRGFWAKLEGCNPGGIKDRTALYMIDRARRRGELREGAMVIESTSGTLGLGLALAGTVYRHPVTLVSDPGMEPIMHRLLSAYGARVETVTRPHPVGGWQQARRERVAQLMAAHREAYSPDQYNNPDNVSAYAGLAHELIAQLGRIDVLVASVGTGGHSAGVAQVLRRYFPQLRVVGVDTIGSTIFGQPARPRVMRGLGSSIYPGNVAYEQFAEVHWVAPTEAVWAARALARAQYATGGWSVGAVALVAGWLARTLPAETRIAAIFPDGPQRYFDTIYNDDYCIAHGLDLDVAPPQEPAQITHPHSSEVSSWTRCTTIINPAASSNVPVNPA
- a CDS encoding MFS transporter; protein product: MMATISQARSFERPVQLLFLNQFTINIGFYMLMPYLAAHLSGDLGLAAWLVGLVLGVRNLTQQGMFLIGGTLADRLGYKRLIVAGCTLRTVGFALLGFVDSLPALIVASALTGFAGALFNPAVRAYLAHDAGQRRTEAFAVFNVFYQAGIVIGPLLGVLLTGISFQLTCTVAAAVFAGLTVLQARALPDRRPERSDPGTTGFSVLTDWRAVSANRGFLLFSLAMIGSYVLSFQVYLVLPLQIRRLAPDEHSATLGVGALFVVSGVLAVATQVRITAWCRRRWSPGQAITRGLALMGVAFTPLLLADLLAPTSGPAGAATGSRSWPGLALVFMPVLAAAVILTLATLIVYPFEMDTIVNLSGNRLVATHYGLYSTVSGIGITAGNLATGAALDTADTWNTPALPWLALSILGVACAWAIHRLSCAGLLTLGPPPKTPLRMPS
- a CDS encoding DUF305 domain-containing protein produces the protein MAAGAFLISTVPAETFNVKGSISMRTAHNFKTLNACLALPVIAGLLLSGCGSDDEPTSSSPTTSTSSAASSAGSSAGSAEPGVGFNDADVTFASGMIPHHAQAVEMADLALTKASSAKVKDLAEKVKAAQAPEIQTLSGLLSSWNQPAPSTEGSDSMEGMDHGDAGHADSMMTSEQMDDLEAASGADFDRMWVDMMIKHHEGAVAMGKTEVADGTDAQATQLAQTVIDAQTTEIAELKSLATELA
- a CDS encoding CopD family protein, coding for MNDRTTIGRSPGRSPWPRRWLLLILAVFASMMVAFPAAAHLDLVSTTPADGTVLKNPSAAITVTFTKAAAPSGDGFTLYNAAGQAVPVEADTSDDGVTWKIRPTAALEPGSRYGLKWKVSAGDAHAKSGTITFRVAQAPAASPNDTASPDPSPAPSAPASSDRPTDASATESTPESAPNADDHAQMPGHTMNDQDTEIGADLDAGPDTGLDAVLASDDDEGSTLADTAATVARWMSYAGILVSVGALVIVITTLVGATGDVRLAEHVVRMAAGLCVLGALIEGACLLWTSGTQVPWSPALATGLRLAAGTAMVLTLELIPRSTGGRRSYDVPALPGAPSAPSTRSFPAAGGEHPHRERTMTGGTPGASRSAQLILTPPVRTGRVRGVPMRPALTAVISTVMLVSFVFDGHTASVGPRLMIATADLAHTAAAAVWVGGVVLLAVLLLVRARAGVPTGAGELAVRFSVPATAAVVVAGLAGTVLTLLIIDSPSDLTSTPWGRIMLIKLGLVATVAIMGYVNNRYALPALDSWRPGTARLLRRTVAAEATVMIAVLLITAILVASQS